The following coding sequences lie in one Methanothermobacter sp. MT-2 genomic window:
- a CDS encoding protein pelota homolog — protein sequence MRIIQENQKKGIIELIPETLDDLWHLSHIIEKGDLLSSQTTRRIQDTSGEKIRSDRGIKKTFYLGIRVETVKFHRYTGKLRATGTIEKGPEDLIPLGSHHTLEIKLNTPLKIKKETWSKWALRRLKDAIKSSKRLYAIILAIEDDTAEIGLIRQYGIDYYGPIIGNIPGKRIQTKDRRKKVIQFYEKIIEAIKNLKEIELIVIAGPGFTKTDFHSYLKEKHPKLAKISIIESTGTGGRVGIQEVLRKGTIEKAATENRIAKETRAVNEILEEIAKSSDLIAYGKKEVTEAANMGAIKKLLILDKLVNETEKLLDLVENTGGQIILISSEHEGGKQLESLGGIAATLRFKIH from the coding sequence ATGAGAATAATCCAAGAAAACCAAAAAAAAGGGATCATAGAACTAATCCCTGAAACCCTCGACGACCTCTGGCACCTATCACACATAATAGAAAAAGGAGACCTCCTATCATCCCAGACCACCAGGAGAATACAAGACACCAGCGGCGAAAAGATAAGAAGTGACAGAGGAATAAAAAAAACATTCTACCTCGGAATCCGAGTAGAAACAGTGAAATTCCACAGATACACAGGCAAACTAAGAGCAACCGGAACCATAGAAAAAGGCCCAGAAGACCTAATACCACTAGGCTCACACCACACACTAGAAATCAAACTAAACACACCACTAAAAATAAAAAAAGAAACCTGGTCCAAATGGGCCCTGAGAAGACTAAAAGACGCTATAAAATCATCAAAAAGATTATATGCTATCATACTAGCAATAGAAGACGACACGGCCGAAATAGGCCTTATAAGACAATATGGTATAGATTACTACGGTCCAATCATCGGCAACATCCCAGGCAAAAGAATACAAACAAAAGACAGACGAAAAAAAGTCATCCAATTCTACGAAAAAATAATAGAAGCCATAAAAAACCTGAAAGAAATAGAACTAATCGTCATAGCCGGCCCAGGATTCACAAAAACAGACTTCCACTCCTACCTAAAAGAAAAACACCCAAAACTAGCCAAAATATCCATAATAGAAAGCACCGGGACAGGCGGCCGAGTAGGAATACAAGAAGTCCTAAGAAAAGGAACAATCGAAAAAGCAGCCACAGAAAACAGAATAGCAAAAGAAACCAGAGCCGTCAACGAAATCCTAGAAGAAATAGCAAAATCCTCAGACTTAATAGCCTACGGCAAAAAAGAAGTCACAGAAGCAGCAAACATGGGCGCAATAAAAAAACTACTAATACTAGACAAACTCGTAAACGAAACGGAAAAACTACTAGACCTAGTCGAAAACACCGGCGGCCAAATAATACTAATAAGCAGCGAACACGAAGGAGGCAAACAACTAGAATCACTCGGAGGAATAGCAGCCACCCTAAGATTCAAAATACACTAA
- a CDS encoding prephenate dehydrogenase encodes MIVAVIGGTRGLGRWIAGFLKDEGFKVIITGRDRFVGEGAARELGVEYCPDNVEAARASDVVIISVPIESTPSVIREVAPMMRRGSLLVDVTSVKEEPARLMEEFAPDGVDVIPMHPMFGPRVRSLAGQVVVLTPSKRSKWFRRVVDFLRGKGARVLVTSPSKHDRMMSVVQVLTHFAYISIASTIRDLGVDVRESRKFASPIYNLMLDTIARIVSQNPYLAYSIQVYNRFGEGVRERFIETVEGLGDLLRRGEKDEFVRCMSFAAKGLDDVEASLGRSDKAIFALNRELDVLKGAVGREVGVKHIYSGNVHVGVLESVDPDFAVLRVGKRLVKLKVSNIRVLSREEVWSWKVENLPRRSYDISAMFPEGCDPEVIRGVIEGLDGVIKASVVDVYRGDQIPSGMVSITFRFEVFDSEVYEKVKGLFEGFGAVIR; translated from the coding sequence ATGATTGTTGCGGTTATTGGTGGTACGCGGGGTCTTGGAAGGTGGATCGCTGGTTTCTTGAAGGATGAAGGTTTTAAGGTGATTATAACTGGTAGGGATAGGTTTGTTGGTGAGGGTGCTGCGAGGGAGCTTGGTGTGGAGTATTGTCCTGATAATGTTGAGGCTGCGAGGGCTTCTGATGTTGTTATAATTTCTGTGCCTATTGAGAGCACTCCTAGTGTGATTAGGGAGGTTGCTCCTATGATGCGTAGGGGTTCTTTGCTTGTTGATGTGACTTCTGTGAAGGAGGAGCCGGCTCGTTTGATGGAGGAGTTTGCTCCTGATGGTGTTGATGTTATTCCTATGCATCCTATGTTTGGTCCTAGGGTGCGTTCGCTTGCTGGGCAGGTTGTGGTTTTAACTCCTAGTAAGCGATCTAAGTGGTTTAGGAGGGTTGTTGATTTTCTGAGGGGTAAGGGTGCTAGAGTCTTGGTTACTTCTCCTAGTAAGCATGATAGGATGATGAGTGTTGTTCAGGTGCTTACGCATTTTGCTTATATTAGTATTGCTTCGACTATTAGGGATTTGGGGGTGGATGTTAGGGAGTCTAGGAAGTTTGCGAGTCCTATTTATAATCTTATGTTGGATACTATTGCTCGGATAGTTTCTCAGAATCCTTATCTTGCTTATTCTATTCAAGTTTATAATAGGTTTGGTGAGGGTGTGCGTGAGAGGTTTATTGAGACTGTTGAGGGTTTGGGTGATCTTTTGAGGCGTGGGGAGAAGGATGAGTTTGTTAGGTGTATGAGTTTCGCTGCTAAGGGTCTTGATGATGTTGAGGCTTCTCTTGGGAGGTCTGATAAGGCTATATTTGCTTTGAATAGGGAGTTGGATGTTTTGAAGGGGGCTGTGGGTAGAGAGGTGGGTGTTAAGCATATTTATTCTGGTAATGTTCATGTTGGGGTTTTGGAGTCTGTTGATCCTGATTTTGCTGTTTTGAGGGTTGGTAAGAGGCTTGTTAAGTTGAAGGTTTCGAATATTAGGGTTTTGAGTAGGGAGGAGGTTTGGAGTTGGAAGGTTGAGAATCTTCCTAGGCGTAGTTATGATATTTCGGCTATGTTTCCTGAGGGTTGTGATCCTGAGGTTATAAGGGGTGTTATTGAGGGTTTGGATGGTGTGATAAAAGCTAGTGTGGTTGATGTTTATAGGGGTGATCAGATACCTTCGGGGATGGTTAGTATAACTTTTAGGTTTGAGGTTTTTGATTCTGAGGTTTATGAGAAGGTTAAAGGTCTGTTTGAGGGTTTTGGCGCGGTTATAAGATAA
- a CDS encoding S-adenosylhomocysteine hydrolase, translating into MPYNVKDISLAPKGKEKIEWVQRHMPVLEHIKKEFKENKPFKDITIASCLHLEPKTINLGLTLMAGGAEVAMTGCNPLSTQDDAAAAGASFGLNIYGWRGETKQEYYENIHRVLDHEPDILIDDGADMIFLVHRERQELLDKIRGACEETTTGINRLRAMAEDGALGFPVMAVNDAYTKYLFDNRYGTGQSTVDSIMGTTNMLIAGKTVVICGYGWCGRGIAMRAEGLGANVIITEVDPIRALEARMDGFRVMKVNEAVKYADMLITATGNIDVVSLEDFKKMKDGCVMANAGHFNVEISRDDLLKLSVENRIIREDIEEFTLGDGRRLYLLAEGRLVNLASSRGQGHPAEIMDMSFSLQALSAAHLLSQEYEPGVYRSPDEIDLKVAKLKLKSMDIEIDELTPRQVEYLSNWQEGT; encoded by the coding sequence ATGCCATATAATGTAAAGGATATTTCACTAGCCCCAAAAGGGAAAGAGAAAATAGAATGGGTTCAAAGGCACATGCCAGTCCTAGAACACATAAAAAAAGAATTCAAAGAAAACAAACCCTTCAAGGATATTACTATAGCTTCATGTTTACACCTAGAACCGAAGACAATCAACCTAGGATTAACATTAATGGCCGGAGGGGCTGAAGTCGCGATGACAGGCTGCAACCCCCTCTCTACCCAAGATGATGCCGCGGCAGCAGGAGCATCCTTCGGCCTTAACATTTATGGTTGGCGTGGTGAAACAAAACAAGAATATTATGAGAACATTCATCGCGTACTCGACCATGAACCAGACATCCTTATCGATGACGGGGCAGACATGATATTCCTAGTACACAGGGAAAGACAGGAACTATTAGATAAAATAAGAGGTGCATGTGAAGAGACCACCACTGGTATAAATCGTCTAAGGGCAATGGCAGAGGACGGAGCGCTAGGATTCCCTGTCATGGCTGTAAATGACGCATATACAAAATATCTCTTTGATAACAGGTATGGTACTGGCCAGTCAACAGTTGATTCCATAATGGGCACAACTAACATGTTAATAGCTGGCAAAACCGTTGTTATTTGTGGTTATGGATGGTGTGGTCGTGGAATCGCTATGAGAGCTGAAGGTCTCGGGGCCAATGTAATCATAACCGAGGTGGATCCTATAAGGGCTCTTGAAGCTCGTATGGACGGTTTCAGGGTTATGAAGGTAAATGAGGCTGTTAAATATGCTGACATGCTCATAACAGCCACTGGAAACATTGATGTTGTCTCGCTAGAAGATTTTAAAAAGATGAAGGATGGGTGTGTAATGGCCAATGCAGGGCATTTCAATGTCGAGATAAGCCGCGATGATCTTTTAAAGCTTTCAGTCGAAAATAGGATTATCAGGGAGGATATTGAAGAGTTCACATTAGGTGATGGTAGAAGATTATATCTTCTTGCAGAGGGCAGGCTTGTTAATTTAGCTTCTAGCAGGGGTCAAGGCCACCCTGCTGAGATAATGGACATGAGCTTTTCATTACAAGCACTTTCTGCAGCTCACCTTTTAAGCCAAGAGTATGAACCTGGAGTTTATAGGTCTCCTGATGAGATCGATTTAAAGGTTGCGAAGTTGAAATTGAAATCCATGGACATAGAGATAGATGAATTAACACCCAGGCAAGTGGAATATTTGAGTAATTGGCAGGAAGGAACATGA
- a CDS encoding cell division protein 48, translating into MERKEIKLKVAEALSQSDVGRGIARLDPQSMEELGIKDGDIIEIEGKKLTAATAASSQSDIGLGIIRIDGYIRKNARASIGEEVTIRVADVKEAEKVVLAPVEQQIIIRGNIRSAFLNRVLVKGDIIVSGIRQQITTGSLFDELLRDFMDISPLGELKLAVVSTKPTGVVKVTEMTNVEIQPQPVDVSKLEGVTNLVDVTYEDIGGLKEEVKKVREMIEIPLKRPELFERLGITPPKGILMYGPPGTGKTLLAKAVANESDAHFIAINGPEIMSKYVGGSEERLREIFEEAEENAPSIIFIDEIDAIAPKREEVSGEVERRIVAQLLTLMDGLKTRGQVMVIGATNRPDALDPALRRPGRFDREIELGVPDKDERKEILEIHTRGMPLAEDVDLDELAEITHGFVGADLESLCKEAAMRVLRRIIPELKVDEEIPKEVLKKMIVTREDFKNALKDIQPSALREVLVQVPNVTYEDIGGLEKAKQELREAVEWPLKYPEKFREFGIRPPKGILLYGSPGTGKTLLAKAVANESEANFIAVKGPELLSKWVGESEKGVREVFRKARQTAPTIIFFDEIDAIASRRTGSEADSGVTQRVVNQLLTEIDGLEELQDVVVIAATNRPDILDPALLRPGRFDRHVKVEDPDKEARLAIFKVHTKDMPLAEDVDLEKLAEKTEGYVGADIEAICREAAMLTLREDMNAKKVPMKNFMKALKKIKPKSTMAEEQVQYL; encoded by the coding sequence ATGGAAAGAAAAGAAATAAAATTAAAAGTAGCCGAAGCATTATCACAATCAGACGTAGGTAGAGGAATAGCCCGCCTCGACCCACAATCAATGGAAGAACTAGGAATCAAAGACGGCGACATAATCGAAATAGAAGGAAAAAAACTCACAGCAGCCACAGCTGCATCATCACAATCAGACATAGGCCTAGGCATCATAAGAATAGACGGATACATACGCAAAAACGCAAGAGCATCAATAGGAGAAGAAGTAACAATCAGAGTAGCAGATGTAAAAGAAGCAGAAAAAGTCGTGCTAGCACCAGTAGAACAACAAATCATAATAAGAGGAAATATAAGATCAGCATTCCTCAACAGAGTACTCGTAAAAGGAGACATAATAGTATCAGGGATAAGACAACAAATAACCACAGGCAGCCTATTCGACGAACTACTCCGAGACTTCATGGACATATCACCACTAGGAGAACTAAAACTAGCAGTAGTATCAACAAAACCCACAGGAGTCGTCAAAGTCACAGAAATGACAAACGTCGAAATACAACCACAACCAGTAGACGTAAGCAAACTCGAAGGAGTCACAAACCTAGTAGACGTAACCTATGAAGACATCGGAGGCCTCAAAGAAGAAGTCAAAAAAGTAAGGGAAATGATAGAAATCCCACTAAAAAGACCAGAACTATTCGAAAGACTAGGCATAACACCACCAAAAGGCATACTAATGTACGGACCACCAGGCACAGGTAAAACACTCCTAGCAAAGGCAGTTGCAAACGAAAGCGACGCACACTTCATAGCAATAAACGGCCCAGAAATCATGAGCAAATACGTCGGAGGATCAGAAGAAAGACTCAGAGAAATATTCGAAGAAGCAGAAGAAAACGCACCATCAATCATATTCATCGACGAAATCGACGCAATAGCACCAAAAAGAGAAGAAGTATCAGGAGAAGTAGAAAGAAGAATAGTAGCACAACTCCTAACACTCATGGACGGCCTTAAAACAAGAGGCCAAGTCATGGTCATCGGAGCCACAAACAGACCAGACGCACTAGACCCAGCACTCAGAAGACCAGGAAGATTCGACAGAGAAATAGAACTAGGAGTGCCAGACAAAGACGAAAGAAAAGAAATACTAGAAATACACACAAGAGGCATGCCACTAGCAGAAGACGTAGACCTAGACGAACTAGCAGAAATAACACACGGATTCGTGGGCGCAGACCTAGAATCACTCTGTAAAGAAGCTGCAATGAGAGTGCTCAGAAGAATAATACCAGAACTAAAAGTCGACGAAGAAATACCAAAAGAAGTCCTCAAAAAAATGATAGTAACCAGAGAAGACTTCAAAAACGCCCTCAAAGACATACAACCATCAGCACTCAGAGAAGTACTAGTACAAGTACCCAACGTAACCTACGAAGACATCGGAGGACTGGAAAAGGCAAAACAAGAACTCAGAGAAGCAGTAGAATGGCCCCTCAAATACCCCGAAAAATTCAGAGAATTCGGCATAAGACCACCAAAAGGCATACTACTCTACGGATCACCAGGCACAGGTAAAACACTCCTAGCAAAGGCAGTTGCAAACGAAAGCGAAGCCAACTTCATAGCAGTCAAAGGACCCGAACTACTCTCAAAATGGGTTGGCGAATCAGAAAAAGGCGTTAGAGAAGTATTCAGGAAAGCCAGACAAACAGCACCAACAATAATATTCTTCGATGAAATAGATGCAATAGCATCCCGCAGAACAGGATCAGAAGCAGACTCAGGAGTAACCCAAAGAGTAGTCAACCAACTATTAACAGAAATAGACGGCCTAGAAGAACTACAAGACGTAGTGGTAATAGCAGCAACAAACAGACCAGACATCCTAGACCCAGCACTACTACGACCAGGAAGATTCGACAGACACGTGAAAGTCGAAGATCCAGACAAGGAAGCCAGACTCGCAATATTCAAAGTTCACACAAAGGACATGCCACTAGCAGAAGACGTAGACCTCGAAAAATTAGCAGAAAAAACAGAAGGTTATGTTGGCGCGGACATAGAAGCAATCTGCAGAGAAGCAGCCATGCTAACACTCAGAGAAGACATGAACGCAAAGAAAGTTCCAATGAAAAACTTCATGAAAGCCCTGAAAAAAATAAAACCAAAATCAACCATGGCAGAAGAACAAGTACAATACCTATAA
- a CDS encoding DNA helicase — MMAEIRHLSALKREKIGRAINNLNGKILGRELGFILVKYGRKKPIETEISVGDLVLISRGNPLRSDLTATVAQKGSRFITVAMEKVPRWALKNVRIDLYANDITFQRMEDNLKKLNKNTHQVLEFLLGKRSPTNKTEKVEFEPEDKDLNHSQREAISRAMASEDFFLIHGPFGTGKTRTLLELIIQEVKKGRKLLVTAESNAAVDNILEGLDGRVECVRLGHPQRVSKRNLEKTLAYKVENHPDYKKIPELEENIQELIDEREKYHKPTPSFRRGLSDRQIVANAMKRKGIRGISPNVMISMAKWIKTNKKIDELYEKIDDIENSIVAKILAKTPVILSTNSSAALEHLDDIRFDFVIVDEASQATIPSILIPLSRGGRFVLAGDHKQLPPTILNQDALELEKTLFEELIRLYPYKAYMLDIQYRMNPELMEFPNMEFYDGKIKAALGLENFTIKDLVNDTDCEWKLGRELLDPEKPLIFIDTADIGVKFERRVRGSPSLQNQLEADLAIIISNLFIKRGVNPSDIGIITPYDDQVDLISSHARVEVNTVDGYQGREKEIIIISMVRSNKQGRIGFLSDLRRLNVSLTRARRKLIIIGDSETLKAHPSYSRLIDYSHRKGFYYRLVEESIRTSLSNFSG; from the coding sequence ATGATGGCCGAGATAAGACATTTATCCGCCTTGAAGCGTGAGAAGATAGGTAGGGCTATTAATAACCTTAATGGGAAAATTCTTGGCAGGGAACTTGGATTCATCCTTGTTAAGTATGGTAGGAAAAAACCTATCGAAACCGAGATAAGCGTGGGAGACCTTGTACTTATAAGTAGGGGCAACCCCCTTAGAAGCGATCTTACAGCAACTGTAGCCCAGAAGGGCAGCAGATTTATAACTGTTGCCATGGAAAAGGTGCCAAGATGGGCTTTAAAAAATGTTAGAATCGACTTATATGCCAATGATATCACATTCCAGCGGATGGAAGATAACCTGAAAAAACTCAACAAAAACACCCACCAGGTATTAGAATTCCTCCTAGGAAAAAGAAGCCCCACAAACAAAACAGAAAAAGTGGAATTTGAACCGGAAGACAAAGACCTTAACCATTCCCAAAGAGAAGCAATATCAAGAGCCATGGCATCTGAAGACTTTTTCTTGATTCACGGTCCATTCGGCACTGGTAAAACAAGAACCCTACTTGAACTTATAATACAAGAAGTTAAAAAAGGCAGGAAATTGCTTGTAACTGCAGAAAGTAATGCTGCAGTAGATAATATCCTAGAAGGATTAGATGGAAGAGTAGAATGTGTAAGGCTTGGGCACCCGCAAAGAGTTTCAAAAAGAAACCTTGAAAAGACCCTAGCATATAAAGTGGAAAATCATCCAGATTATAAAAAAATACCTGAACTAGAAGAAAACATCCAAGAATTGATAGATGAAAGGGAAAAATACCATAAACCCACACCATCCTTCAGAAGAGGTTTGAGTGACAGGCAAATAGTGGCAAATGCCATGAAAAGGAAAGGTATTAGGGGAATATCACCGAATGTCATGATATCCATGGCAAAATGGATAAAAACCAACAAGAAAATAGATGAATTATACGAGAAGATAGATGATATAGAAAATAGCATAGTAGCAAAGATCCTGGCTAAAACTCCTGTAATACTTTCAACTAATTCATCAGCAGCCCTAGAACACCTCGATGATATCAGATTCGATTTTGTGATAGTTGATGAGGCTTCACAGGCCACAATACCAAGTATTCTCATCCCACTTTCCCGTGGGGGGAGGTTTGTCCTGGCAGGTGACCATAAACAGTTACCCCCAACAATCTTGAATCAGGATGCCCTAGAATTAGAGAAAACTCTATTTGAGGAATTGATAAGATTGTACCCATATAAGGCATACATGTTAGATATCCAGTATCGTATGAACCCAGAGTTGATGGAATTCCCAAACATGGAATTTTATGATGGTAAAATAAAAGCAGCGCTTGGCCTGGAAAATTTCACAATAAAAGACCTTGTGAATGATACAGATTGTGAATGGAAACTTGGAAGAGAACTTTTAGACCCTGAAAAGCCTCTGATATTCATAGACACCGCCGATATTGGAGTAAAGTTCGAGAGAAGAGTTAGGGGGTCGCCTTCACTCCAGAATCAATTAGAGGCTGATCTTGCTATTATAATATCCAATTTATTTATTAAGAGGGGTGTTAACCCTTCTGATATAGGTATTATAACGCCTTATGATGATCAAGTAGATCTTATATCGTCCCATGCTAGGGTTGAGGTTAATACTGTTGATGGCTATCAGGGACGTGAAAAGGAGATTATAATAATATCAATGGTAAGGAGCAATAAACAGGGTAGGATAGGGTTTCTCAGCGATCTAAGGCGCCTTAATGTTTCACTTACAAGGGCTAGGAGAAAGCTTATAATAATAGGAGATTCCGAGACTTTAAAGGCGCACCCATCCTATAGTAGGCTTATTGATTATTCTCATAGAAAGGGTTTCTATTATAGGCTGGTTGAGGAGTCTATCAGAACCAGTCTGTCAAACTTTTCTGGATAG
- a CDS encoding putative cell wall biosynthesis protein, whose translation MLTKIIIATILTLILTQTIKHLIEKYARSTNLYTKIRDGTPRGVGIAPFIVLILFLPSPYNLLVGIMGLLAFIDDIIGRKKIKTLNVEWGQLARGFGIILVSIMGYPFMGPSSILVAFMIQPLNIADMQPGAACTTIIITSLLVILLNLVKSQPVYVPLLILATCIAYSPLDYKGEMMMGEIGNHSYAIALGVSFHFIGGFITVLIFLLLTTFIIALVRRKNLTEYIQENLGIQNPSLGDCFMDVLTGGGLGDLLRRIILKEKRFEIENRTLKSLGLRRLLHNPNT comes from the coding sequence ATGTTAACCAAGATAATCATCGCAACAATCCTAACACTAATACTAACCCAAACAATAAAACATTTAATAGAAAAATATGCAAGATCCACCAATCTCTACACTAAAATCAGGGATGGCACGCCACGTGGAGTCGGCATAGCACCATTCATAGTACTCATCCTATTCCTGCCATCACCCTACAATCTCCTAGTAGGTATAATGGGTCTGCTAGCATTCATCGACGACATCATAGGAAGAAAAAAGATAAAAACATTAAATGTTGAATGGGGACAATTAGCAAGAGGCTTTGGGATAATACTCGTTTCCATCATGGGATATCCATTTATGGGCCCTTCTAGCATCCTTGTAGCCTTCATGATACAACCTTTAAATATTGCTGACATGCAACCAGGAGCTGCTTGCACCACCATAATAATAACATCACTACTAGTCATCCTCTTAAATTTGGTTAAAAGCCAACCCGTATATGTCCCATTGTTAATATTGGCTACTTGCATCGCATATTCACCCCTAGATTATAAGGGTGAGATGATGATGGGCGAAATCGGTAATCATAGTTATGCTATAGCACTTGGAGTAAGTTTTCATTTTATTGGAGGATTTATAACAGTCCTAATCTTCCTCTTGCTCACAACATTTATAATAGCCTTGGTAAGAAGAAAAAACCTGACAGAATATATCCAAGAAAACCTTGGAATTCAAAATCCAAGCCTAGGAGACTGTTTCATGGATGTTCTAACTGGAGGGGGGCTTGGAGACCTCCTAAGAAGGATAATACTCAAAGAAAAAAGATTCGAAATCGAAAATAGAACACTAAAATCCCTAGGACTCAGAAGACTTCTCCACAATCCAAACACATGA
- a CDS encoding MurG-related protein, with translation MKVLFMITGRGMGGDAVMGLNIAQTLSNKGFECEFALDHKAPGLLFKKRNIRWYKTSIPQAGGHAATTLTLAKAALKAVKATWEGYKLIRKVKPDIIVGVIGGGAIIGCLSAKLARVPSVSISNTITDARVCRRLNPTIMLPESGLFGVKNMKNVYSSYSPINPNIVGGNAKHALEKMPSSFREDLPTILFSSGSSLFELMAKAAHKISESDIKANILVVGHPLKEDYERYLQSPRIINLGYIDWIPDLYRLVDLAVLSDDGVMIHEAIACKLPIVALKGVKYGRYHNMASVFPGAVVESDFNNLEDTLKKSLMIRDEMREKASVYSEKVIRASDKIADIIVRVAKRKI, from the coding sequence ATGAAGGTATTGTTCATGATCACGGGACGTGGTATGGGGGGTGACGCGGTCATGGGCCTTAACATCGCACAGACCCTCTCTAATAAGGGTTTTGAATGCGAATTTGCATTAGATCATAAAGCCCCTGGCCTACTCTTTAAAAAAAGGAATATCAGATGGTATAAGACAAGCATACCTCAAGCTGGTGGTCATGCCGCCACAACCCTAACCTTGGCTAAAGCCGCTCTAAAAGCCGTTAAAGCAACATGGGAAGGTTACAAACTGATAAGAAAGGTTAAACCAGATATAATTGTTGGGGTTATAGGTGGTGGTGCTATAATCGGCTGCCTATCCGCTAAATTGGCTAGGGTGCCCTCTGTGAGCATATCAAACACAATAACAGATGCAAGGGTATGTAGAAGGCTTAACCCAACTATAATGTTACCAGAATCTGGACTATTCGGCGTCAAGAACATGAAAAACGTTTACAGTTCCTATTCTCCCATAAACCCCAACATAGTGGGGGGAAATGCCAAGCACGCCCTTGAAAAGATGCCATCATCCTTCAGAGAAGACCTGCCAACAATATTATTCTCCTCAGGCTCCTCCCTCTTCGAATTAATGGCTAAAGCCGCCCATAAAATAAGTGAAAGTGATATAAAAGCAAATATTCTCGTAGTTGGCCATCCTTTAAAAGAAGATTATGAAAGATACCTCCAAAGTCCCAGGATAATAAACTTGGGTTATATAGATTGGATTCCAGATCTTTACCGTCTTGTTGACCTTGCAGTGCTATCTGATGATGGTGTTATGATACACGAGGCCATAGCATGTAAACTCCCGATAGTTGCATTAAAAGGCGTGAAATATGGCAGATATCATAATATGGCTTCTGTGTTTCCTGGTGCCGTTGTTGAAAGCGATTTTAATAACCTTGAAGATACCTTGAAAAAATCGCTTATGATCAGAGATGAAATGAGGGAGAAAGCCTCAGTCTATAGTGAAAAGGTTATAAGAGCTTCTGATAAAATCGCTGATATAATTGTGAGAGTTGCGAAGAGAAAAATTTAA
- a CDS encoding radical SAM domain protein encodes MGIKISQCRECNTCNLVLCPAGNVKKAAKQDKCFECGACTLACPYNTIKIEKTRKEKVKVTVNGKPIKTRGLVKDALKAAGINMGKSPKNNIFMPCECGGCWACAVKIDGKMALSCITPLIEGMEIETGIKAPLRVMSGFGAHMVGGVGTPYYLKNSIRPIEVVGFTHGCNLRCPQCQNHRIAFTAKAQLLEPKETANILLGLESIYTTGTITLSGGECTLNKKWLLETIKNIKREKKLNIHIDTNGTILNPTYIDQLVKKGMTQIGIDLKALKTKTFQHITGIKDKKIAKEYLENSWNATKYIINNYQEKVYTGVGIPYNKDLITIKELKEMAEKIRKINPQLQVCILDYRPEFRRQNITRPSFKEMIKIKEILNKEGLQTVIVQTTHGHIGP; translated from the coding sequence ATGGGGATAAAAATCAGCCAATGCAGAGAATGCAACACTTGCAACCTAGTACTCTGTCCCGCAGGAAACGTTAAAAAAGCAGCCAAACAAGACAAATGTTTTGAATGCGGAGCATGCACACTAGCCTGCCCATACAACACAATAAAAATAGAAAAAACCAGAAAAGAAAAAGTAAAAGTCACAGTAAATGGAAAACCAATAAAAACAAGAGGACTCGTGAAAGACGCCCTCAAAGCCGCCGGGATAAACATGGGAAAATCACCCAAAAACAACATATTCATGCCATGCGAATGCGGAGGCTGCTGGGCCTGCGCAGTCAAAATCGATGGAAAAATGGCCTTATCATGTATAACACCACTAATAGAAGGCATGGAAATAGAAACTGGTATAAAAGCACCACTAAGGGTTATGAGCGGCTTCGGAGCCCATATGGTAGGCGGTGTTGGAACACCCTACTACCTAAAAAATAGCATAAGACCAATCGAAGTCGTTGGATTCACACACGGTTGTAACCTAAGATGTCCACAATGCCAAAACCACAGGATAGCATTCACAGCAAAAGCACAACTACTAGAACCAAAAGAAACAGCCAATATCCTACTAGGACTCGAATCAATATACACAACAGGCACCATAACCCTATCAGGAGGAGAATGCACACTAAACAAAAAATGGCTCCTTGAAACAATAAAAAACATAAAAAGAGAAAAAAAGCTCAACATCCACATTGACACAAACGGAACCATCCTCAACCCAACATACATAGACCAACTAGTAAAAAAAGGAATGACACAAATAGGCATAGACCTCAAAGCCCTCAAAACCAAAACATTCCAACACATAACAGGAATAAAAGACAAAAAAATCGCCAAAGAATACCTAGAAAATTCATGGAACGCCACAAAATACATTATCAATAACTACCAAGAAAAAGTATACACTGGAGTTGGCATACCCTACAACAAAGACCTGATAACCATCAAAGAACTCAAAGAAATGGCAGAGAAAATCCGCAAAATCAACCCCCAACTACAAGTTTGCATACTAGACTACCGGCCAGAATTCAGAAGACAAAACATCACAAGACCATCATTCAAAGAAATGATCAAAATAAAAGAAATACTAAACAAAGAAGGCCTACAAACAGTCATAGTCCAGACCACCCATGGCCACATCGGCCCATAA